The genomic stretch TTCACTACTCCCCTGAATCCAAGCCTGGACCACATGCAGGTTCCCAGCAACCCACACTTCGGAGCATCTTTCCTTCTAGTTAGACTGCcgcctcctcctccatttcttgcCCAGGAGGCCTTTCCTCTGTGTTTAGAATTCCTAAGTGCTCAACACTGCACCTGAGGCTGAGTCAGGAACTCCCAAGTTTTGGGCATATTAACAGTTCTCCCTCTAAACTGTCTGGAATAGCCCTGCACAGTGGTCTATAGCCCCGTGTTCCTCATCCCCACTCAGCCAGTCCTTGGTGGACCTCGCCTTCTCTATGCAGTAAAGTAGTGGGTAgatcccacctccaccccagccCCAGCTCACCTTACTTCCTGGACGCAGGGCCAAAGCTGCATACCAAGCATTGTGCCGTGCAGCCCAAAGTTCATTGCGCTTTTCGGCCTCCTTGGCCCAGGAGAAGTGAGAGCCGCCATTATCCTGAGTGATTGCCTCTGGAATAAGCACAGAAAGGCTGATCCTCAGCCCTTCCCTGAACAGCCCAGACCTCACTGCCACCATGTCCCCGGCGGTGCACCTGTGCGCTGCAACTGTTCTGCCAGTGCCTGCTGGGAACCGTGGAACTCCAGGAAAAGTGTGGGGGCCACAGGGCAGTTAAGTTTGCTGTGTCTGTTGCAGGCATCCATCATGACTTCATCCAGGAACTCTGAAACCAGGGTGAGGACTGGTCAGGTGAGGCCCGGCCTTCTAAGGGGACCCTTTACTGTGGCACCCGCCCCTGGCTCACCGATGCGGGCCACAGGCACTGCAGCCTGGAGGATCTGAACTGTGCTATCCACAGCAGCTTGAACGCTGGGGAACGCACAGGTAGCAGCCACTGTGGCTTCGGGTGCAGGGTGCAGGCGCAGGGTGGCAGATGTAATGATGCCCAGAGTCCCCTCAGAGCCCACAAAGAGTCCTGTGAGATTGTAGCCAGCTGCACTCTTCCTGGGCCCGGAGACATATAAGGTAGGTGAGTGCCCAGGCCGTGTGAGTGACTACTGTCCAGAAGTCACTAAAGCTAGAAGACAGGTTCGGTCTGCTCTTCTGCAGCCCCGATTATGGTTTAATGGCCCAGAGAGGCCTTGCACAGGGAGAGCCAACTCCAGCACCCTCACTGGCCCTCCAGACAGAGTTCCGGGACCCTCCTGTCACTTAACTATCTGGGAGGCCCTGCAACTAGGTCAAGCAGTGCTCACCTCTAATGGCGGCCCTGCTCACCTCTAATGGCAGCCCTGCTCACCTCTAATGGCGGCCCTGCTCACCTATAATGGCGGCCCCGGCCTGCCGTGTGAAGCAGCCTGCCGTCAGGCAGCACCACCTCCAGGTTGATCACATTGTCACGCATGGTTCCATAGCGCACAGCATTGGTGCCCGAGGCCCCAGTGGCTGCCATGCCACACAGAGAAGCATCTGCACCTGGGTCTAGAGAATAAAAATGCTGGACAGGTTAACTGGGAAGGCCCTTCCTGGAGACTATTGGGGGAAAGATGGGGTCCTGTGAAATCCCTCAAACCACGCCCCCAAGCCCTCTGGGTACTCTGACAGAGTGGTTAGTCCAAGGCttaccaactggaaaccaaaggCCGCTGTTACGCAGGTGGGTATTGAGAGCTTTACGGGTGACGCCAGGCTCCACAACCACTGAGAAGTCTTCTGTGTTCAGCTCCATGATCTGGTCCATGTGAGTCAGGCTGATGCACACTCCACCCTGGCAGCAAGGGTGTCAAAAGAAACCCTGCCCAACCCTGGTCTCTAGGCCAGAAGCAGCCCCTAGAACCCTCATTTTATGGTGGAGGCCCCCAGTAGCCACATAACTCTGCAAATGGAGTATCATGTGTGATTTGACCAGAACCAGGACACCCCCACTATACCTGCACAGCACACACTCCCCCCTCAACACCGGTGCCTGTGCCAAATGGGATGATGGGAACACCTTGATTGTAGCACAGGCTTGCCAGTCGGCTGACCTGGTCCACATTCTGAGGCCACACCACAGCATCAGGAGGTCGACACCTAGAAGCAGGCGGGCCTCAGAGGTTTGCAAAGGTGTGGAAGTGTCTCACCCTCTCTTTCCAGGAACCTGGGATGGTTTAAGGATCTGAGGacagggagttggggatttggctcagcggtagagcacttgcctagcaagcgcaaggccctgggttcggtccccagctccgaaaaaaagaaaaaaaaaaaaaaaaaaaaaaaaggatctgaGGACAGGGACCTCAGCAGGCCAGGGCAGAGAGCACTGCCCTGTCTCTGGAAGGAGAATGCTGGAACACTCCAAACAGGTGGCCAAAGACAGGGACAGTCCAGGACCCTCAGTCCCTTCTGATACCTGTGCATTGATTCATCATGCCCATGATGCTGTCTGACCGCAGAAGCAGTGGACACATGGGGGCTCCCTACAACTGCCTTCAGAGCCTCCACAAAGTCCTGGCTGAGTCCACCCTGCAGGGGAGAAACAGTGCAAGGGTCGTAGGAAAGACAGCAGAAGCCACAGACATGCCCTGTGGCGGGAGGAAAGAACGGGGGCTGGTCAGACTGCAGGATGACGTCACAGCCTCAAGAAGGTCTGGCCTGGCGCTCCACCCTCCCGGACCCCATCCACACATCGACTTATACCTGCGACCCCCTGGAGCAGTAGCCCCTCCAGGGAGAAAGCCTCTGGGTTGCCACCCGAAGGAGCATGGCCCTAACCAGCCCGCAGTTAAGGTGAGAGTAACTAGACGGGGAGGAAGCCTTGCCAGGCTAACTCCAGCTGTGCCCAATGGCTGCACTGGGTGGAGCCTGCTTAAGGTGGACCGGTTTAAGGTGGCCTCTGCAGATCTGGAAAACAAGGACCGCAGCTACTTCACGTCTTAAAAGTCAACTGCTTCCTGTAGCCCTTCAAACAAACATTTTGTATGGAGGCTTTAAAGTCCCACTGGGCCCTCGGACTTCTCTGTCTACTACGTACACTTCCTTCCAGCCTCCTCTTTGACCTCTAAGCTGCAgttttcctttccattccagaGCTCAGGCCATTGGCACATACACTGTGCCCTACGCCTGGAATCGGCTCCTGACTCCCTGTCAAGCAGGTTTTCCCTCTCCTTGCAAGCTCCAGCAGCGTGTCACAGAGTAGGCTGCCGCAGGCCTTTCCAGGACAAAAGGGGGTAGCAATAGTGCAGTACCCCCAGAAAGGCTTCCTTGCAGAGGAGTGCTGAGGAGAAGCAGTGAAGGAGAAGATTACTTCCAAGACCATTCTGGAGCAGGGTGGCTGCCATGCTGGTTTCTCGCAGCTCCCACAGCATTTCCGGAAGAGCCTTTGCTACCACCGTTGAGATAAGCTACCTACCGATGACGCTTTCTTCCTTTGAGTCAGGAGTTCAAACTCCTAATTTATTTagtttctattcatttttattgtttgtgtgcATGATGGAGGAACATACGTGCTACAGTGCACTCTTAGCGATCAGaaaacaactttgtggagttggttctctctgaATTCACCCAACCACTTTTGGATGAATATGTCAAAAGAGAAAACCATGCCAGACATTGTGGTATGCACCTATAGTTCCACACAGGAAGGCGGACTTAGGAGGATGAtgagttgaggctagcctgggctataaaaacaaaagaaaagacaaaattacAAATTTAGTTACAGGGGATGGGTGTGGCGGTGGAGAGATAGCATCAGGATtggagcactgattgctcttccagaggacccaggttcaattcctagcacccacatggtggctcgtaaCCATCTGTAATTCAAATCCCAAGGGggggggatccaacaccctcttccggCGCTCTTCTGGCacccacacacagaggcaaaacactcatacacataaaacaaaagtaaatctttctgggttgggttcccagctccgaaaaaaagaaaagaaaaaaaaagtaaatctttaaaataacaaatttacTTATAGATCTAATTGTCTTTTAGTCTCTTCTTGGATTGGGGCACCCTCCAAGTCTACAAAATTGAACAAAAGCTCCCAGTGGACAGTAGGTTTTATAAAATGGGggcaaagaaagaacaagaggggaacTGATAGGTTGACACCAGTCCTGCCTGCCTTGTAAGGCTGAAGCAGACAGGATTCTTTATTGATGTCCTGGTTCACACAGCACGGATGTCACAGTCTGGCTGTGCACTGTTACACTTTGTTCTTCTTAACCATCCCACACACTCACTTCCCACAACCGCCTTCCTTTCAGGGATTTTCTCCTCACAAAGACTCAGACTGGAATTTCTAGTTTTCAGGAAACTTAACCTAATGGGATCTACATGTTTCCTGACAGTTTGGTGAGGATTGTGTGGCATTTAGTGCAAGTGACTCCATTTTGGCCTGTGTATTAGTTTCTTGTCTCGTACTGTGacagaaaaaaaagggaaaagctcCCCCTCTGACTGGTGGCAGGCTTTTCCTTTTCCCGTTACGAAATTCCCAGGGAAATCCCAACTTCTTGGGGGCCATCATCAGggatgtgtggaggtcagaggccatgAGGAGGGAAACTCCCAGAGGCTTTTCCAGGGCACGGCACAGTCTACTCGAATTCTCTGATAAGCAAAGGTAGAGGCTCAGGTCTCTCTCCCTTTGGAACATCTTCATCGCTACCAGGATGGCTGCATTCTCACTCTTTGATTTTATTCCTCGGTTCTGAGGTATAATATGCCTGTGCCTGAATTAAGTATCACAGACAATATAAGCAGAGATCAAGGTCCAAAGACATTCAGTTAATCAGTTAATGTCAGCTAGCATATAGGAGTCATTTCTCCTTGCTTGGCTTCAGTTACTCTAAAAGGGTGGGCACGATGATTCCATTTTTTCCTGGCTTTGACAGAGTCTTGCTACaaaactcaggctggcctcaaaaatcataatcctcctgcctcaggctcccaagcATTGGGATCACAGGCAAGTACTACCGTGCCCAATGTGActtcatttcatatttgactttttctCTCTCATCCCTGAGCAGTGTTTCTCTGAAGCCATCGCTGATCATCTGATGGCTTGATCTCAACACAAGGATGAGATCTATTCTGCTTGGTCTAATCCAATCCCATGCTTAGGGCAAAAGGCAGGGGTGGTAGAGGTTGTGgtcatttgaatgagaatgacccctcaggcttatatatttgaatgctcgATTCCCTCgttgatggaactgtttgggaaggattaggaggtgtggccttgttggaggaagtaacATGCCTGCCTGCTGACTGCCATGCCCTCCACTGTGATGGCCATGGACTCACCTTCTGAACTATGAGCCCCCAATAAACTTTTTGCTATAAGTTGCCTTGATTATGGTGTCtcagcacagcaatagaaaagtaacttagATAGATGACAAGGCATTAATGCCAATAATACCCTTGATGGTCAATTTTAAGCAACTGAAGAGTATGGAAGGAGTGATTTGTATATCAGACATTGCTAGAACCCAACTCTATTTCTTCTGTGGGTAATATCTTCAAATCTCAACATAGTTCGAGTTCAGTTGGGcgatagaagcaggaggatctctgtgacttcaaggccagtctggcctacatagtgacttccaagacagccaagtCTATGTAAAGAGATCATGtttcaaaagtgtgtgtgtggaagaGTGGGGTGAatacacagtttttaaaatatgaccAATGAGAACTAAAAATTAAGTACTTATTTAAAGATGTACTCCTTGGATGACCCATGCCTAATacttttataatctttttttttttttccggagctgaggacctaacccagggcttcccgcttgctaggcaagtgctctaccactgagctaaatccccaacccctgtctaatatttttaaattgttatgaAGCACTACCTAGAGTACACAGTATTAGAGAACATCTTTGCATAAAGAGAATAGTCAGGAGGTCTAGAGAAATGGCTCTTCCTGTAAGGTGTTGGCACCAAGCTCACATTGCCATTTAAATTAGGCATTATTAGCACAAATAACTTGAAAGCAAAAATGCAAAACTGAGGGGCTGGAGActtggctcaacagttaagagcacttgctgctcttgcacaggacccaggcTTATTTCCCAGCGCCCGCGTAATGGTTCACAGCCACCTCTAATGCCAGGGAGTCCTCTTAAGTCCTCCACAGACACtacagatatatatacatatatatatatatatatatatattagaaaatatataataatatatattagataaatatacagatatatatatatattagaaaatatatatattagaaaaaagaaatgcGAAGATGAAGTAGCCAGAGATTTACAACTCAGCTATTTTCAGGAATTCTAGGAACATATTGTCTTGCCTCACACTGCCTTAAAACCGCCATGAGCATACAAAACTCTGATCAAAATTCTCCCTCGGGGGCACTGATATAATAAAAGATGTAACAGTCTTTATGGCTATACAAATCACAGGAAGGATCTTAACACCTCATTTCTCTCGTTCAAATGATTGAACAGAACCATCATTGCCTCAGCAGAAAACCCCCCGTCCCCAAATTTCCAAATGGGACGAGTCCCGTCATATAACGGCGTAATATTCCAAATTCTTCAACACAACTCAAACAGCTCAGAGTTCTAAAGGACAAAGCCAGTCACTGAGCAGTAGTTACCAAAATGGTTCAAAATGAACCTAAATAGCTCAAAGGAACCCCAAACCAGCAGGAAGACAAAGCTTGGAATGCATGGACAAGAAGCTCACTGAGGGTCAACACTTTTAAATTCCAAACCAAGTCCAAGTGCTCATGTCTCCACTTTATCCAATAGAGGCAAAAGGCAATCAATGCCTCTCGacatgggaagaaaagaaaatgaggaatgGAGTGACCCCAGTTGCTGTGTGGGACCCTTCCATCTTCTTCATCTGAGGTCAGTTTGTTCCAAGTGGCTGAAACAAACAAACCGAAAGTGTCTATCTTCCTGGTTCAGTCACTTAAATTGTGACTTGGAGCAGGGTCAGAGCCTGGGTCATGGCATCCCCTAACAAGCCAGGCTTAGCTACCAATTACCAGCAGGCCACTTAAGCAAACAAAGAACACTGAAAAGCAGATTTATAAAATGTGACCACATTAGGAAGAGGAGCCAAAGAGGCCCAGTGACCCACCCACTTCCAGCCCATCTTCCGGTTCTAACATGAGGTTTACGTAGAGGCTAAGGGGTGTGAATAAGTTACTCACTCCTAGTCGAGGTGTGGTCCCACCCACAATCATTGCCACAGCTCAGTCTCTCCTGCAAGATGGCCTGAAAAGTCAGTATTTTGTGAAAACTCTTCCTAGGAGACCATCTCTGCCTCTGGTTGTCTCCTGGCTTTTTCCTCTTTCCAGTTTGAGGTCCATTGTCTCAGTAGCCGGAGAGCCTAAGGGAGGGATGCCATATCTGTTTCTAGTATCTTCATTCCTGTAAGGATGGTTACACACATCACTTTTGAATAATTAAATTCAGTCATATGGTTTCTAAAGGCTTCATGTTCATCTCATAATGCAAAATTCATTTAGCCCATCTTTCAAGTCCCCAAAGCCTTAACAGTTCCAGAGTTGTTCAAGAGCGTCTTCTCTGAAGTCAAGGCAATCTTATCTTAACTAGGAGTCCATATGAAACAAAAGAAGCTACATACTTCCAATGAACAATGACATTCAGTAAACATTTCCAGTCCAGAATGAGAAAATGGAATGATAGCAAGGAAATGTTTACTGAAGCAAGATCGAAACCCAGCAGAGCAAACACCAAACCCTGAACTCTGTatctggcatctgggactcatGATGGAATCTTCTGGACTCTCACTGCCTTGGGCAGCTCTGCCCATATACACAGCTGTAGTGCCTGAAGAATACATTCCCTCTATCTTGGGCAGGCTCTACTCCATGCCTTCAGATTTTCTCAGCAGACATCCCAAAGTCCTGTGATCTCCAACATGCTGGAGCTCCCACTACACTGTTAGGCCTCACCTTCTTCAGACCTTCACACAGTGGTCTCTCAGGGCCTCCCTACAGAGAAGCTGACTCTACCACAGTCAAATGGCCTAGACAGCTTTCTAGAACCTTAGTACAAGCCTCTATGAGCCCCTTGTCTTAAAAACCAGTACCATGTGGAAAACACAGCCAAGTTCTGTTTCCAGCTTGAGATGTTTCATGTCCCCCTGAGAGCACAGTTGATCAGCCTCTATGTGCCTTCCAGACTGACCTAGTAAAAACACTTCCTTAGACAGCCATCTTGGAGCAGAGAATCTGCCTTTTCACAATTGGAGCCTTAGATGGGTGGGGTTATGCCTTCAGGGCGCCTTACCTATCATTTCAGTACCTTGCAAGAGGTTTACCCTTAATGGCACTAATGTTTCTAACAATTTGAGATGCTTTGTCTACAACCTCCTTGCCTGTGGCTTTAAGTTTGCTCACAGTCCTTTCTCGTCAGACACTGCACATTTTCCCTCTTTCTGCTCTCTGTGTATCTGAGCAAGAGCAGTGAGCAGTAGCCGTACCACAGCCTGAAGGCTGTCCTGTCTTAAATCTCCTCTGCCAAACAAATTAGTCCCTTCCTTTAAAATTCGATTTCACTCAGACTCGCAGTCCATGAGCAAAATGCAGCCTGACTCTTTGCCAGACTACAGTACACATGGCTTCATCCCAGTTCCTGACAGAGCCCTGTGCCATAGGAAAGCTCATGAACTGGGCCTCCACTAGTCTCATTCCCTTTGGCGTTCTAGTCTTCTGAAATCCCACCAGAACGGCTTAACCTCTGCTTACTGATCCAGACTTTCTCTAGCCTGCAGCTTCTCTATTCCTCACACAAACCAgttccaaaggaccacatggttagctttactacaataataacaataatacaataataataatatacaatAATAACCCCCCTCGTGGGTACCAAGTTTCTGTACTATTTAAttttggtattctttttttttggagcggggaccgaacccagggccttgtgcttgctaggcaagcgctctaccactgagctaaacccccaacccctaattttggTATTCttatgacaaaagcaacttatgaaAAGAAAGGTTccctttggctcacagtttgagggtacagtaCATCATGACAGGGAAGGCATGACAAaagcatgagg from Rattus norvegicus strain BN/NHsdMcwi chromosome 19, GRCr8, whole genome shotgun sequence encodes the following:
- the Ldhd gene encoding probable D-lactate dehydrogenase, mitochondrial gives rise to the protein MLLRVATQRLSPWRGYCSRGSQGGLSQDFVEALKAVVGSPHVSTASAVRQHHGHDESMHRCRPPDAVVWPQNVDQVSRLASLCYNQGVPIIPFGTGTGVEGGVCAVQGGVCISLTHMDQIMELNTEDFSVVVEPGVTRKALNTHLRNSGLWFPVDPGADASLCGMAATGASGTNAVRYGTMRDNVINLEVVLPDGRLLHTAGRGRHYRKSAAGYNLTGLFVGSEGTLGIITSATLRLHPAPEATVAATCAFPSVQAAVDSTVQILQAAVPVARIEFLDEVMMDACNRHSKLNCPVAPTLFLEFHGSQQALAEQLQRTEAITQDNGGSHFSWAKEAEKRNELWAARHNAWYAALALRPGSKAYSTDVCVPISRLPEILVETKEELKASKLTGVIVGHVGDGNFHCILLVNPDDVEEQRRVKAFAENLGRRALALHGTCTGEHGIGLGKRQLLQEEVGPVGVETMRQLKDTLDPRGLMNPGKVL